A single region of the Melioribacteraceae bacterium 4301-Me genome encodes:
- a CDS encoding DUF5362 domain-containing protein, with product MEDFNEINLNETVSSETKAPSMFQITFGQMVRDMKFVGVFIIIYGALNCLSIIGAVVGIPYILIGLRMRESAEQFELFKTTNDPRAMRYGFELQAKYFKILKILVIITLVLIAVSVIIFFAIFIPLLSSFSHLQQNNSF from the coding sequence ATGGAAGACTTCAACGAAATTAATCTAAACGAAACTGTTTCTTCAGAAACAAAAGCACCATCAATGTTCCAAATAACATTTGGACAGATGGTAAGAGACATGAAGTTTGTAGGTGTTTTTATAATTATCTACGGCGCTCTTAATTGCCTGTCAATTATTGGAGCTGTAGTCGGCATACCATACATATTAATTGGCTTGCGTATGCGCGAATCCGCCGAACAATTTGAGCTATTTAAAACAACAAACGACCCTCGTGCTATGCGTTACGGCTTCGAGTTACAAGCAAAATATTTTAAGATATTAAAAATACTTGTGATAATTACACTAGTGCTAATTGCTGTTAGTGTAATTATATTTTTTGCAATTTTTATTCCTTTGCTAAGCTCATTTTCACATTTGCAGCAAAATAATTCATTCTAA